In Pirellulales bacterium, one DNA window encodes the following:
- a CDS encoding lactonase family protein: MNTSHAIGLHPFCFSALTCLLAAAALASGAPAARAADDPSADHHAKRAFVYIGPYTNGTSRGIYLFRLDRASGKLEAAGVTPSDNPSYVATDPAQRLLFAVGEMDRFKGQKAGSVSAFSRDPATGALSPLNQQSSGGEAPCHLVVDHTGKNLIVANYTGGSVEVLPIEADGRLGRPSDFVQHRGADANPARQKKAHAHGVAMSPDNRFALVADLGLDRVFVYRFDAEHGKISPNDPPWLAAAAGAGPRHLAFHPNGKFVYAINELNSTIALMSYDAAHGRLESRQTISTLPADAKLPKTGTSCAELVVHPSGRFLYGSNRGHDSLAMFSIDQQTGRLTPIGYQSSGGHTPRGFDIDPSGDWLIAANQDSANVVVFRIDRQTGRLIPTGITVEVDKPVCVKILE; this comes from the coding sequence ATGAACACATCCCACGCGATCGGACTGCACCCGTTTTGCTTTTCCGCACTGACATGCCTGCTCGCTGCCGCTGCTTTGGCGAGCGGAGCGCCGGCGGCCCGCGCCGCCGACGACCCATCGGCCGATCACCATGCCAAGCGGGCCTTCGTCTACATCGGCCCGTACACCAATGGCACCAGCCGCGGCATCTATCTGTTTCGCCTGGATCGGGCATCGGGCAAGCTGGAAGCGGCCGGCGTGACGCCCAGCGACAATCCGTCGTATGTGGCGACCGATCCGGCGCAGCGGCTGCTGTTCGCCGTCGGCGAGATGGATCGTTTTAAGGGGCAGAAAGCGGGCTCGGTCAGCGCGTTTTCCCGCGACCCGGCCACCGGCGCTCTTTCGCCGCTCAATCAGCAATCGTCCGGCGGCGAAGCTCCCTGCCATCTCGTGGTCGATCACACAGGCAAGAATTTGATCGTCGCCAACTACACCGGCGGCAGCGTCGAGGTGCTGCCGATCGAAGCCGATGGCCGGCTCGGCCGGCCGAGCGATTTCGTGCAACATCGTGGCGCGGACGCGAATCCGGCGCGGCAGAAAAAGGCGCATGCGCATGGCGTGGCAATGTCGCCCGACAACCGCTTCGCGCTCGTGGCCGATCTGGGATTGGACCGCGTGTTCGTGTATCGCTTCGACGCCGAGCATGGAAAAATTTCGCCGAACGATCCGCCGTGGCTGGCCGCCGCGGCGGGGGCCGGCCCGCGGCATCTGGCCTTCCATCCCAACGGAAAATTCGTCTACGCGATCAACGAACTGAATTCGACGATCGCGCTGATGAGCTACGACGCCGCGCATGGCCGGCTGGAATCGCGGCAAACGATCTCCACGCTGCCGGCCGACGCCAAACTGCCCAAGACGGGCACCTCCTGCGCCGAACTGGTGGTCCATCCGTCGGGGCGATTTCTATATGGCTCGAATCGCGGCCACGATAGCCTGGCGATGTTTTCGATCGACCAGCAGACCGGCCGGCTGACGCCGATCGGCTACCAATCGAGCGGCGGCCACACGCCGCGCGGCTTCGACATCGATCCGTCGGGCGATTGGCTCATCGCGGCGAATCAAGACTCGGCCAATGTGGTCGTGTTTCGGATCGACCGCCAAACGGGCCGACTCATTCCGACGGGCATCACCGTAGAGGTCGATAAGCCGGTGTGCGTCAAGATTCTAGAATAG